From one Actinopolyspora saharensis genomic stretch:
- the pknB gene encoding Stk1 family PASTA domain-containing Ser/Thr kinase, with protein sequence MSSPRLLSNRYEIEDPLGYGGMSEVHRGRDVRLGRDVAVKVLRADLARDPTFQLRFRREAQNAAALNHPAIVAVYDTGETDSENGPLPYIVMEYVSGRTLRDVVKSEGPLAPRRAMEVMADASAALDFSHRNGIVHRDVKPANIMITDSGAVKVMDFGIARAVADGQAAVTQTAAVIGTAQYLSPEQARGETVDARSDVYASGCVLFELLCGDPPFTGDSPVAVAYQHVREQPSKPSESNSQVPDALDAVVLKALSKNPENRYQSAADMRTDLVRVLSGQRPKAPLLTAAPEDEDTERMGEPEPTRVNHEQAPPTETAAALPPEDDGYEEQDRKRRRRWTIGLVTFACVAAFAVVAGLAATMLGGGPQQPEKIQLGSYQGQRLEVAKDAVKKAGFQNVRVQDEHSSSSEEGTVINQQPAKGRYAPDRTITLIHGIGPEQVKVPDLSGMNVSEAQRALQEAGLKLDPQRQTKPVEDRSKVDKVVDQSETGEVMKGTMVRVTIGEAVQKQPVPDVTNFQLAQAKQTLTSSSFEISTERVDSSEKAGTVVKQSPSGGSKAEPGSTITLSVSNGSQMQMPDLSGLEASEAKKVLRQKGFEGNVSTADKPVSDSSKEDTVVSTSPSAGSEIDKNQKVTLYIGTEQETPSSSSSSEPSDGLFP encoded by the coding sequence CTCGGCCGGGATGTCGCCGTGAAGGTGCTGCGCGCGGACCTCGCCAGGGACCCCACCTTTCAGCTGCGTTTCCGCCGAGAGGCCCAGAACGCCGCCGCGCTGAACCATCCGGCGATCGTGGCCGTGTACGACACGGGCGAGACCGACTCGGAGAACGGTCCGCTGCCGTACATCGTCATGGAGTACGTCAGCGGCAGGACGCTGCGTGACGTGGTCAAGAGCGAGGGTCCGCTGGCCCCGCGCCGCGCGATGGAAGTCATGGCGGACGCCTCCGCCGCGCTCGACTTCAGCCACCGGAACGGCATCGTGCACCGGGACGTGAAACCGGCCAACATCATGATCACCGACTCCGGCGCGGTGAAGGTGATGGACTTCGGGATCGCGCGGGCGGTGGCGGACGGCCAGGCCGCGGTGACCCAGACCGCGGCGGTCATCGGCACGGCCCAGTACCTCTCCCCCGAGCAAGCCCGCGGGGAGACCGTCGACGCGCGCAGCGACGTCTACGCCTCCGGTTGCGTGCTGTTCGAACTGCTCTGCGGGGACCCGCCGTTCACGGGCGACTCGCCGGTGGCCGTGGCCTACCAGCACGTCAGGGAGCAGCCGAGCAAGCCCTCCGAGTCCAACAGCCAGGTCCCGGACGCGCTGGACGCGGTGGTGCTGAAGGCGCTCAGCAAGAACCCGGAGAACCGCTACCAGTCGGCGGCGGACATGCGCACGGACCTGGTCCGGGTGCTGTCCGGGCAGCGGCCGAAGGCGCCGCTGCTGACGGCGGCGCCCGAGGACGAGGACACCGAGCGGATGGGCGAGCCGGAGCCCACGCGGGTCAACCACGAGCAGGCTCCCCCGACGGAGACCGCTGCCGCGCTCCCCCCTGAGGACGACGGCTACGAGGAGCAGGACCGCAAGCGGCGCAGGCGCTGGACGATCGGGCTGGTCACCTTCGCGTGCGTGGCCGCCTTCGCCGTGGTCGCCGGACTGGCCGCGACGATGCTCGGCGGTGGCCCCCAGCAGCCCGAGAAGATCCAGCTCGGCTCCTACCAGGGACAGCGCCTCGAAGTGGCGAAGGACGCGGTCAAGAAAGCCGGTTTCCAGAACGTACGTGTCCAGGACGAGCACTCCTCCTCCAGCGAGGAGGGCACCGTGATCAACCAGCAGCCCGCCAAGGGCAGGTACGCACCGGACCGGACGATAACCCTGATCCACGGGATCGGTCCCGAACAGGTGAAGGTGCCCGACCTGAGCGGGATGAACGTCTCCGAGGCCCAACGAGCGCTCCAGGAGGCGGGGTTGAAGCTGGACCCGCAGCGCCAGACGAAGCCGGTCGAGGACCGGAGCAAGGTCGACAAGGTCGTGGACCAGAGCGAAACGGGCGAGGTCATGAAGGGCACGATGGTCCGGGTCACCATCGGTGAGGCCGTCCAGAAGCAGCCGGTCCCGGACGTCACCAACTTCCAGCTCGCCCAGGCCAAGCAGACGCTGACCTCCTCCAGCTTCGAGATCTCCACCGAGCGGGTGGACTCGAGCGAGAAGGCGGGCACCGTGGTCAAGCAGAGCCCCTCGGGAGGTTCGAAGGCCGAACCCGGTTCCACGATCACGCTGTCGGTGTCGAACGGTTCGCAGATGCAGATGCCCGACCTGAGCGGACTGGAAGCCTCCGAGGCCAAGAAGGTGCTGCGCCAGAAGGGCTTCGAGGGAAACGTCTCCACGGCGGACAAGCCAGTTTCGGACTCCTCCAAGGAGGACACCGTGGTGTCCACCTCCCCCTCGGCGGGATCCGAGATCGACAAGAACCAGAAGGTCACCCTCTACATCGGCACGGAGCAGGAAACGCCGAGCTCCAGCAGTTCCAGCGAGCCCAGCGACGGCCTGTTCCCGTGA